The Corynebacterium confusum genome has a window encoding:
- a CDS encoding DUF4233 domain-containing protein, giving the protein MTDTPKDVGPLGMGHKPVKDPIKGFNGMVISSTLTLEALTLVLALPMLRMLYSGELWTGVNIAIVVALMVFHLVMLAFASRRWSLNVILAVQVLGIIAGLFIHWSIVAIMVVFGLVWLLAAYLRSNLIARMERGLLTTQHLDQKS; this is encoded by the coding sequence ATGACGGATACCCCCAAGGACGTCGGGCCTCTGGGCATGGGGCACAAACCCGTCAAGGACCCAATCAAGGGCTTTAACGGGATGGTCATCTCCAGCACCCTGACCCTGGAGGCGCTCACCCTGGTGCTGGCGCTGCCGATGCTGCGCATGCTCTACAGCGGTGAGCTGTGGACCGGGGTCAACATCGCCATCGTCGTGGCGTTGATGGTCTTCCACCTGGTCATGCTGGCCTTCGCCAGCCGCCGGTGGTCGCTGAACGTCATCCTGGCCGTGCAGGTGCTCGGCATTATTGCCGGCTTGTTTATCCACTGGTCGATCGTGGCCATCATGGTGGTCTTCGGGCTGGTCTGGCTGCTGGCGGCTTACCTGCGCTCCAACCTCATCGCGCGCATGGAGCGCGGCCTGCTGACCACCCAACACCTGGATCAGAAGAGCTAG
- the rplU gene encoding 50S ribosomal protein L21, with translation MYAIVKTGGKQYKVAEGDLVKVEKIEGEPGSAVALTPVLLVDGANVKSKADDLAKVKVDAEIVDQAKGPKINIMKYKNKTGYKKRMGHRQPLTVLKITGIK, from the coding sequence ATGTACGCGATCGTCAAGACCGGCGGAAAGCAGTACAAGGTTGCCGAAGGTGACCTCGTCAAGGTCGAGAAGATCGAGGGTGAGCCAGGCTCTGCCGTGGCTCTCACCCCGGTTCTGCTCGTCGATGGCGCAAACGTCAAGTCGAAGGCCGATGACCTGGCTAAGGTCAAGGTCGACGCTGAGATCGTTGATCAGGCCAAGGGCCCGAAGATCAACATCATGAAGTACAAGAACAAGACTGGTTACAAGAAGCGCATGGGCCACCGCCAGCCGCTTACTGTTCTGAAGATTACCGGTATCAAGTAA
- a CDS encoding translation initiation factor IF-2 N-terminal domain-containing protein, which yields MAAKTKNEQNTDLSAAAALAERIGRSQLKEKTRLYALAKMLGISSKALVEQFAQQGIKKAPQSGLSKAEAEQMLDRIQAAGSQAPAGDAPSAATTDPEPEAQDAPQAKKKATKSTKSTKNKRKATTKGKRAATNSEKAKAEEGKSEEAKPEKGAPAEEQAEDNAADKSADKPKKTRKRATRKSTKKQAVRAAAPAKPQQQDEEPREQASDAEVPAGDEPKHEDSADAVATAAEEKLRDRVRKNVENEFNQIADKVESELQNLATTEASDGADDAEAAAGHGDQDGIGSTQADQADQTDTAQAEDEHADLERDEDLEDLVAALTPPHQAAAKDNAADYAPVFIAPQANAAKPARQAEPDDAGGDDDEPERIEAPRGIKGSTRIEAQKRRRAEMREKGRERKHIVSQAEFLARRESVERTMVVRERQRVDHAGSVTQVGVLEDDLLVEHFVTSDSQASLIGNIYLGRVQNVLPSMEAAFVDFGESRNGVLYAGELNWRAMGLKGRSRKIEQALKSGDQILVQVSKDPIGHKGARLTTQISLAGRFLVYVPNGRSAGISRKLPAPERKRLKEILQRVVPGEGGTIIRTAAENVSEEAIATDVGRLHGVWEDIQERAEKEKRSKGAKPVTLYEEPDMLVKVVRDLFNGDFKHLVVDGKKAFNTVNAYIQSVAPDLADRVERFDRKKHGGQDAFEVYRIDEQLQKALARKVWLPSGGTLVIDRTEAMTVIDVNTGKFTGSGGDLEETVTRNNLEAAEEIVRQMRLRDLGGMIVVDFIDMVLPENQELVLRRLKEALGRDRTRHQVSEVTSLGLVQMTRKRLGAGLLETFSTECEHCQGRGIITHDDPVEHTDDHSSHGHHDRRNHNHADSGQGRDQRSDEKQGSKSESRDGTKEIDQLVASVVKDDSAAHDGEDHDERNDRRDRDSEDRKGSSRRRRRRGSRGGRSNRSRDDQPRDDQSQDSVSDIEKIAFAAADNAADRDDVAEFKDYVPDEDAQPEQAGGATSYDEAVEEFESSPRRKRKTRGNSRSDHRPRREDFPRQGSGSAQPAASVQAQAEDAADDAGDSSPDQPARGKRGRRRATRRSGGQRGGRGNPRGGQSAPAQEQAPAQVSRAGSAVQAEDNTKTVVRGRRRRAVRRSTKAAQPEQAESGLARANQPRRDTDGHKAGGGAETRKQSTRGRRRATRRSRK from the coding sequence GTGGCTGCAAAGACTAAAAACGAACAGAATACGGATTTATCGGCGGCCGCCGCGTTGGCCGAGCGAATCGGTAGGAGCCAGCTGAAGGAGAAGACGCGGCTCTACGCCCTCGCTAAGATGCTGGGGATTTCCTCCAAGGCCCTGGTGGAACAGTTCGCCCAGCAGGGCATCAAGAAAGCCCCGCAGTCCGGCCTGAGCAAGGCGGAGGCCGAGCAGATGCTCGACCGCATCCAAGCCGCCGGCTCGCAGGCCCCGGCTGGCGATGCCCCCTCCGCGGCCACAACCGACCCGGAGCCCGAGGCCCAGGACGCGCCCCAGGCCAAGAAGAAGGCCACCAAGTCCACCAAGTCCACTAAGAACAAGCGGAAGGCCACGACCAAGGGCAAGCGGGCCGCCACTAACTCCGAGAAGGCTAAGGCCGAGGAGGGCAAGTCCGAGGAGGCCAAGCCGGAAAAGGGCGCCCCGGCTGAGGAGCAGGCCGAGGATAACGCCGCGGACAAGAGCGCGGACAAGCCCAAGAAGACCCGCAAGCGCGCAACCCGCAAGTCCACCAAGAAGCAGGCCGTGCGCGCCGCCGCCCCGGCCAAGCCGCAGCAGCAGGACGAGGAGCCGCGCGAGCAGGCCTCGGATGCCGAGGTCCCGGCAGGCGACGAGCCCAAGCATGAGGACTCGGCCGATGCCGTGGCTACAGCCGCCGAGGAAAAACTGCGCGACCGCGTGCGCAAGAACGTGGAAAACGAGTTCAACCAGATCGCCGACAAGGTCGAGTCCGAGCTGCAGAACCTCGCCACGACCGAGGCGTCCGACGGCGCCGACGACGCCGAGGCAGCAGCCGGCCACGGTGACCAGGACGGCATCGGCAGCACGCAGGCTGACCAGGCTGACCAGACTGACACTGCACAGGCCGAGGACGAGCACGCTGATCTCGAGCGCGACGAGGACCTGGAGGATCTGGTCGCGGCCCTGACGCCGCCGCACCAGGCAGCGGCCAAGGATAATGCCGCGGATTACGCGCCGGTCTTCATCGCCCCACAGGCGAATGCCGCCAAGCCGGCCCGACAGGCCGAGCCGGATGATGCGGGCGGCGATGACGACGAGCCGGAGCGAATCGAGGCCCCGCGCGGCATCAAGGGCTCGACCCGCATCGAGGCGCAGAAGCGCCGCCGGGCGGAGATGCGCGAGAAGGGCCGGGAGCGCAAGCACATCGTTTCCCAGGCGGAGTTCCTGGCGCGCCGGGAATCCGTTGAGCGCACGATGGTGGTGCGCGAGCGCCAGCGCGTCGACCACGCCGGTTCCGTCACCCAAGTAGGCGTCCTGGAAGACGATCTCCTAGTCGAGCACTTCGTGACCTCGGACTCGCAGGCCTCGCTCATCGGCAATATCTACCTGGGTCGGGTCCAGAACGTGCTGCCGTCGATGGAAGCCGCCTTCGTCGACTTCGGCGAGAGCCGCAACGGCGTGCTCTACGCCGGCGAGCTGAACTGGCGCGCCATGGGGCTCAAAGGCCGCTCCCGCAAGATCGAGCAGGCCTTAAAGTCCGGCGACCAGATCCTGGTCCAGGTATCCAAGGACCCGATCGGGCACAAGGGTGCGCGCCTGACCACGCAGATCTCCCTGGCTGGCCGCTTCCTGGTCTACGTGCCGAACGGCCGCAGCGCCGGTATTTCCCGCAAGCTGCCCGCCCCGGAGCGCAAGCGCCTTAAGGAGATCCTGCAGCGCGTCGTGCCGGGCGAGGGTGGCACGATCATCCGCACCGCCGCGGAGAACGTCTCCGAGGAGGCCATCGCCACGGACGTTGGCCGCCTGCACGGGGTCTGGGAGGACATCCAGGAGCGCGCGGAGAAGGAAAAGAGGTCCAAGGGCGCGAAGCCGGTGACCCTCTACGAGGAGCCGGACATGTTGGTCAAGGTCGTCCGCGACCTGTTCAACGGCGACTTCAAGCACCTGGTCGTGGACGGCAAGAAAGCCTTCAACACGGTCAACGCCTATATCCAGTCGGTCGCCCCGGACCTGGCAGACCGGGTGGAGCGTTTCGATCGGAAAAAGCACGGCGGCCAGGACGCCTTCGAGGTCTATCGGATCGACGAGCAGCTGCAGAAGGCCCTGGCCCGCAAGGTGTGGCTGCCTTCGGGCGGCACGCTGGTCATCGACCGTACGGAGGCCATGACCGTCATCGACGTCAACACCGGCAAGTTCACCGGCTCCGGCGGTGACCTTGAGGAGACCGTGACCCGCAACAACCTTGAGGCCGCAGAAGAGATCGTGCGGCAGATGCGCCTGCGCGATCTGGGCGGCATGATCGTCGTCGACTTCATCGACATGGTGCTGCCCGAAAACCAGGAGTTGGTCCTGCGTCGCCTCAAGGAGGCCCTGGGCCGCGACCGCACCCGCCACCAGGTCTCCGAGGTCACCTCGCTGGGCCTGGTGCAGATGACCCGCAAGCGCCTGGGGGCAGGACTGCTGGAGACCTTCTCCACCGAGTGCGAGCACTGCCAGGGCCGCGGCATCATCACTCACGACGACCCGGTCGAGCACACCGACGATCACTCCAGCCACGGGCACCACGACCGCCGCAACCACAACCACGCGGACTCGGGCCAGGGGCGCGACCAGCGCTCCGACGAAAAGCAGGGCTCCAAGTCCGAGTCCCGCGACGGCACCAAGGAGATCGACCAGCTGGTGGCCAGCGTGGTCAAGGACGACAGCGCCGCCCACGACGGCGAAGATCACGACGAGCGCAACGACCGCCGCGACCGCGATTCCGAGGACCGCAAGGGCTCCTCGCGTCGCCGCCGTCGCCGCGGCAGCCGGGGAGGTCGCTCGAACCGCTCCCGCGACGACCAGCCCCGCGATGATCAGTCCCAGGACTCGGTCAGCGATATTGAGAAGATCGCTTTCGCCGCGGCCGACAACGCCGCCGACAGAGACGATGTCGCCGAGTTCAAGGACTACGTGCCGGACGAGGACGCCCAGCCGGAACAAGCTGGTGGCGCCACCTCCTACGACGAGGCGGTCGAGGAATTCGAGTCCTCGCCGCGTCGCAAGCGCAAGACCCGCGGGAACTCGCGTTCCGATCACCGTCCGCGCCGGGAGGATTTCCCGCGCCAGGGCAGTGGTTCCGCGCAGCCTGCGGCCAGCGTGCAGGCCCAGGCGGAGGACGCTGCTGACGATGCCGGCGATTCTTCCCCGGACCAGCCGGCGCGCGGCAAGCGTGGCCGTCGCCGGGCTACTCGCCGCAGCGGCGGACAGCGCGGTGGGCGCGGCAACCCTCGCGGCGGGCAGTCCGCTCCGGCACAGGAGCAGGCCCCGGCCCAGGTCTCGCGGGCTGGTTCTGCGGTGCAGGCCGAGGACAACACCAAAACCGTGGTCCGCGGGCGCCGCCGGCGGGCAGTGCGACGCTCGACGAAGGCCGCCCAGCCGGAGCAGGCGGAGTCCGGTCTTGCCCGTGCAAACCAGCCGCGGCGTGACACCGATGGACACAAAGCCGGCGGTGGTGCAGAAACCCGGAAGCAGTCCACCCGGGGCCGCCGCCGGGCGACGCGCCGAAGCAGGAAATAG
- the folC gene encoding bifunctional tetrahydrofolate synthase/dihydrofolate synthase translates to MVDALKEGTEGSPVEITESGLTLNLGGAEDYSAPAPETVSAEELRELAEVEEELNARWPETKIEPSLERIEKLMDLLGHPERAFQAIHVAGTNGKSSTSRMIDSLLRAFHRRVGLFTSPHLQRVTERIGIDGKPIHPRDYVRIWREIRPYVEMVDAESLAVGGPAMSKFEVLVAIAYAAFADAPVDVAVIEVGMGGRWDATNVVNSEVAVVCPVGMDHTDYLGDTLAEIAGEKAGIIKARPDADDPITPAENIAILAEQEPEAMEVLLQQAVAVDAGVARAGSEFAALESTIAVGGQQLRIQGLGGLYEDVFLPLAGEHQARNAAVALAAVEAFFGASAGHPLDAASVRNGFAQTISPGRLERMRQSPTTFIDAAHNPHGARALAQALGRDFDFARLVGVVAILGDKDATGILTALEDVLTEIVISQNSSPRALDAYELAELARDIFGEERVYVEPDLQSAYAQAVELAEDAEIQSGSGIVITGSVVTAGEARAMFGKEPA, encoded by the coding sequence ATCGTCGACGCCCTCAAGGAGGGCACCGAGGGCTCGCCGGTCGAAATCACCGAGTCGGGGCTCACGCTCAACCTGGGCGGGGCGGAGGACTATTCCGCACCTGCGCCGGAGACCGTCAGCGCCGAGGAACTGCGCGAGCTCGCCGAGGTCGAAGAGGAACTCAACGCTCGGTGGCCGGAGACGAAGATCGAGCCCTCGCTGGAGCGCATCGAAAAGCTCATGGACCTGCTCGGCCACCCGGAGCGGGCCTTCCAGGCCATCCACGTGGCCGGCACCAACGGCAAGTCCTCGACGTCGCGGATGATCGACTCGCTGCTGCGGGCCTTCCACCGCCGGGTCGGCCTGTTCACCAGCCCGCACCTGCAGCGGGTGACCGAACGCATTGGCATCGACGGCAAGCCCATCCACCCGCGCGACTACGTGCGCATCTGGCGCGAGATCCGGCCTTACGTGGAGATGGTGGACGCTGAGTCGCTGGCGGTCGGCGGCCCTGCCATGTCCAAGTTCGAGGTCCTGGTGGCCATCGCTTATGCCGCCTTTGCCGATGCCCCGGTCGACGTCGCCGTCATCGAGGTCGGCATGGGCGGGCGTTGGGACGCGACCAACGTGGTCAACTCCGAGGTCGCGGTCGTCTGCCCGGTGGGCATGGACCACACCGATTACTTGGGCGATACCCTCGCCGAAATTGCGGGGGAGAAGGCCGGCATTATTAAGGCCCGCCCAGACGCCGACGACCCCATCACCCCGGCCGAGAACATCGCCATCCTGGCGGAGCAGGAGCCGGAAGCCATGGAGGTCCTGCTGCAGCAGGCCGTGGCCGTGGACGCGGGCGTGGCGCGCGCCGGCAGCGAGTTCGCCGCGCTGGAATCCACCATCGCCGTGGGCGGCCAGCAGCTACGCATCCAGGGCCTGGGCGGCCTGTACGAGGACGTCTTCTTGCCCCTGGCCGGTGAGCACCAGGCCCGCAACGCCGCGGTCGCCCTGGCCGCCGTGGAGGCCTTCTTCGGGGCCTCGGCCGGGCACCCGCTGGACGCGGCGAGCGTGCGCAACGGCTTCGCCCAGACCATTTCTCCGGGCCGCCTGGAGCGCATGCGGCAGTCGCCGACCACGTTCATCGACGCCGCGCACAACCCGCACGGCGCCCGCGCCCTGGCTCAGGCCCTGGGCCGGGACTTCGACTTCGCCCGCTTGGTCGGCGTGGTCGCCATCCTAGGCGACAAGGACGCTACCGGGATACTTACCGCGCTGGAGGACGTGCTGACCGAGATTGTCATCAGCCAGAACAGCTCCCCGCGGGCGCTGGACGCCTACGAGCTGGCGGAGCTGGCCCGCGACATATTCGGCGAGGAGCGCGTCTATGTCGAGCCCGACCTGCAGTCGGCATACGCCCAGGCCGTCGAGCTGGCCGAGGATGCGGAAATCCAGTCCGGTTCCGGTATTGTCATCACCGGATCGGTGGTCACCGCCGGTGAGGCACGCGCGATGTTTGGAAAGGAGCCGGCATGA
- a CDS encoding SpaH/EbpB family LPXTG-anchored major pilin, which produces MTASKKIAAAVAATTLTLTTGFIGAGANFALAQETDQETGAEATLAPNADANAAASVIDASQDVALNIEKFLGDPGDTSTPLPGAKFRVERVNGIDLTDPAGWAEVGDLNPEDENLDVTAVNGGEDGVFTTNAQGVINLTTAANGLSVGVYRVTEVQFQNYTVAAPFFVTLPYDNNGEWEYTRTVQPKNQDVTPNKQVKDDGVTIGKALEYTINAPVPAGNLNRFNIVDNLVENLDAPAVGDVTVSNNGDVDLAGGTDYEISVNGQEVRVNFTPEGRAKLQEARQSKSDLQVSVNFPAVVKSIPEGGVINNSATVELPNGQDSTTDDGDTPTNTVFGDLTITKTSPASEGSLNGATFELYQCSAQDDGSYQLLGDAVEVSSEQTGGNTVTELTTAGGGADDASDATANGYAIPLQSTSTGATGTVSNTYCVLETKAPEGFVRNPQPQPVNVDIDNRALSVSVENQRDSIIGQLPATGAWGILIAFLVGVAFLARGLYTSYKDSRATA; this is translated from the coding sequence ATGACCGCTTCCAAGAAGATTGCCGCCGCAGTGGCTGCGACTACCCTGACCCTGACCACTGGTTTTATCGGTGCAGGCGCGAACTTCGCCCTGGCCCAGGAGACTGACCAGGAGACTGGCGCTGAAGCCACTCTGGCCCCGAACGCCGATGCAAACGCCGCCGCCAGCGTCATTGACGCTAGCCAGGACGTGGCGCTGAACATTGAGAAGTTCCTAGGCGATCCGGGCGACACCTCCACCCCGCTCCCGGGGGCAAAGTTCCGCGTCGAGCGCGTTAACGGCATCGATCTGACGGACCCGGCCGGCTGGGCAGAGGTTGGCGACCTCAACCCTGAAGATGAGAACCTGGACGTGACCGCGGTTAACGGTGGTGAAGACGGCGTCTTCACCACCAACGCTCAGGGTGTTATTAACCTGACCACGGCCGCCAACGGCCTGTCCGTGGGCGTTTACCGCGTCACCGAGGTCCAGTTCCAGAACTACACCGTGGCGGCCCCGTTCTTCGTCACCCTTCCGTATGACAACAACGGCGAATGGGAATACACCCGCACCGTTCAGCCGAAGAACCAGGACGTGACCCCAAACAAGCAGGTCAAGGATGACGGCGTCACCATCGGCAAGGCCCTGGAATACACCATCAACGCTCCGGTTCCGGCAGGGAATCTAAACCGCTTCAACATCGTGGATAACCTGGTTGAGAACCTGGACGCCCCGGCGGTCGGCGACGTGACAGTCAGTAACAACGGCGATGTCGATCTGGCCGGCGGCACCGACTACGAAATCTCGGTGAACGGACAGGAAGTCCGCGTCAACTTCACCCCCGAGGGCCGCGCAAAGCTGCAGGAGGCCCGCCAGTCCAAATCGGATTTGCAGGTCAGCGTCAACTTCCCAGCGGTTGTTAAGTCCATTCCAGAAGGCGGGGTCATCAACAACTCCGCGACCGTGGAGCTTCCGAACGGCCAGGACAGTACCACCGACGACGGTGATACCCCGACCAACACCGTCTTCGGCGACCTGACCATTACGAAGACCTCGCCGGCTTCGGAAGGTTCGCTGAACGGCGCAACCTTCGAGCTCTACCAGTGCTCTGCGCAGGATGACGGAAGCTACCAGCTGCTCGGTGACGCCGTCGAGGTTTCTTCCGAGCAAACCGGTGGTAATACCGTTACTGAGCTGACTACCGCCGGCGGTGGGGCCGATGACGCCTCTGACGCAACGGCGAACGGCTACGCGATCCCGCTGCAGTCCACCTCCACCGGTGCGACCGGCACTGTGAGCAACACCTACTGCGTGCTGGAGACCAAGGCCCCAGAGGGCTTCGTCCGTAACCCGCAGCCGCAGCCGGTCAACGTGGACATCGATAACCGCGCGCTGTCCGTCTCCGTGGAGAACCAGCGTGATTCCATCATCGGCCAGCTGCCGGCTACCGGTGCCTGGGGCATCCTGATCGCCTTCCTGGTTGGCGTGGCCTTCTTGGCCCGTGGCCTGTACACCAGCTACAAGGATTCCCGCGCAACGGCATAA
- the ndk gene encoding nucleoside-diphosphate kinase, protein MTERTLILIKPDGVKNGHVGEIISRIERKGLKLVEMDLRTADRETAEKHYAEHKDKPFFGELVDFITSAPLVAGIVEGESAIAAWRQLAGGTHPVEKATPGTIRGDFALTVGENVVHGSDSPESAEREISIWFPNL, encoded by the coding sequence ATGACTGAACGTACTCTTATTCTCATCAAGCCGGACGGCGTCAAGAACGGCCACGTAGGCGAAATCATCTCCCGCATTGAGCGCAAGGGCCTCAAGCTGGTGGAAATGGATCTGCGCACCGCAGACCGCGAAACCGCAGAAAAGCACTACGCTGAGCACAAGGACAAGCCGTTCTTCGGCGAGCTCGTGGACTTCATCACCTCCGCTCCGCTGGTCGCAGGCATCGTCGAGGGCGAAAGCGCCATTGCTGCCTGGCGTCAGCTGGCCGGCGGCACCCACCCGGTCGAGAAGGCCACCCCGGGCACCATCCGCGGTGACTTCGCCCTGACCGTCGGTGAGAACGTCGTTCACGGCTCCGATTCCCCGGAGTCCGCTGAGCGCGAGATCTCCATCTGGTTCCCGAACCTCTAA
- the rpmA gene encoding 50S ribosomal protein L27 has translation MAHKKGASSTSNGRDSNPKYLGVKRFGGQQVKAGEIIVRQRGTKFHPGENVGRGGDDTLFALEAGSVEFGVKRGRRIVNIAPAEVAASAAEASA, from the coding sequence ATGGCACACAAGAAGGGTGCATCCAGCACTTCTAACGGTCGTGACTCCAACCCGAAGTACCTCGGCGTTAAGCGCTTCGGCGGTCAGCAGGTCAAGGCCGGCGAGATCATCGTTCGCCAACGCGGCACCAAGTTCCACCCGGGTGAGAACGTGGGCCGTGGCGGCGACGACACCCTGTTCGCGCTCGAGGCCGGCTCCGTCGAGTTCGGTGTCAAGCGCGGGCGTCGCATCGTCAACATTGCCCCGGCCGAGGTAGCTGCCTCGGCTGCGGAAGCTTCCGCCTAG